The following are encoded together in the Notolabrus celidotus isolate fNotCel1 chromosome 9, fNotCel1.pri, whole genome shotgun sequence genome:
- the ep400 gene encoding E1A-binding protein p400 isoform X2 produces the protein MHHGSGSQNMQRQLQRSKSVSGSEAEETQQQPTMAVTQQQATINHPPSPVTTFSSSASPSAPQSPNYQIIMSRSPVTGQNMNITLQNVTGNQQITLTPLPIQNPASPGFQHTTPQWRFEHAPSSYIQVTSPVPQPLQPQSPTQHSPVPVQGLTRPGAPTAALGVCGQSPTRFVEAGMLVRQISLGSPSGSGHFVYQEGTGLAQITATTPGQVQLTSPGAPGSVRERRLSQPHSQTGGTIHHLGPQSPVATGASLPTLSSPGHITTSNLPPQISSIIQGQLARPMIFEKTSQGVVAGVGTTAAFSIPSSIPPSSPSLTSPTLGMPNNPLGPTSMTVGTVKKQAPKKLEEIAPSTPEIAQLRKQCLEHHTKKMDSLKEVFKEYLIELFFLQHLQGNMMDYLAFKKKPCVPLYTYLRQNDLDLEDEDDEEEQSEVINDEVKVVTGKDGQAVTPVAIATQLPANVSAAFSVQQQFQGHQGSAAGTITNPGDLDAFKRQQAMAQAGGMPPTPQAVQIAGQKQNQQQYDHSKGPPVQNAASLHTPPPQLPSRLPQGALPMASLSMTLSQQAQLVESAQPCGQLAQVKVQAGGPILAAVNPHAQLQAQLQQQMQPGLHLQLQPQQQPQAILQPGQATVALARPGTESNPPVQRIITNSLSMSPAPLSALNPVQTPHTANPLRPHGANINPSTPSKLTGTNGISTVKMGGFGQSATMNSSQEGSQDKQVEQAKLESQVHQRISELRKEGQWSASRLPKLMEASRPKSHWDYLLEEMQWMAADFAQERRWKEAAAKKLVRTCARYHQEQKTSEERAKRERDIHLRHIASTIAREVEFFWSNIEQVVEIKLQFDIYEKRLKALSLQRASAKAPGQSPAVKADKEEAGTSFKKRKLSSPLVEEDALDEESTIEEQEVMEGNSDHKAELVDLAKDAEMPLDALVKQYAGAYADNFDWPQPSPQSEEENMEETEEVECPASSPPEAVMIDSLLSVDQYRGADKASSSESDGKTARDIAEVAATTELILPKGSFRTTSSTRSPAPILLHGSLREYQQIGVDWLVNLHKKHLNGILADETGLGKTVQTVAYMAHLAGQEGIWGPHLIVVRTCKLLNWEVEFKRWCPGLKILLYLGNRRERRSKRMWWGEANSFHVCVTSYKLLMKDQSHFLRRRWRHLILDEVQLIKNMTEKHWETVFALKSEQRILLINTPLQNTLKELWTMIHFLLPGITRSYSDFPVKAGTDQNQDYCHKLVIRLHRMIQPFILRRSKRDVEKQLPKKYEHILKCRLSSRQKSLYEDILTQPRAQEALKTGHFVSVLQVLMQLQRVCNHPELVAPRENNSSYFGSSLQYNVPSLVLEALQKDSSKIANMSIFDLINNENRLTRYQTEEVVPKLKITQQLIEEIHTGPDPLPRPKPCPIKPMRLFQSVQYGTKPEGRLAAITSTASQRPPTSSPTTNTSVSTTTNQSAQTRVKSPVTTATTTATSNAVGTASQRAQTTPPVNSSSNTAASSGNAGIGKHVLGAPSVAVGQTLTGSVMGALAPIGQPGLAQVSRPALAPSHAIQPSLLSQRLVLTSQAQARLPSGDVVKIAQLANMAGTQSRISQPETPVTLQFQGNKFTLSPSQLRQLTTGQPLQLQGTLGNILQIVSAPGQQIIRPQGPMVMQAMPQAVPASNASATPGTPHPALSTAQQALGATTNATSVPTKLTTPTKAGSQESSEEKNQQLKERLGRLFAANERRCSRRVLYGSDLLQACTLSTEPSHSALTAGGWSWVGRESCLRAQRTCVATTSTLQSSLLSVEDRLEAANSLIKRLVCVVPTAVAPLPQLYAANPPVPYSLDQKSFQRRLQEASSPLSADIHHFTSKSLIHFPDLQLMQMDSGKLEALAILLQKLRSESHRVLIFTQMVKMLDILEAFLDHRQLTYVRVDESFTADERQESIKRFNRNKKVFCSILTNRCCSAVGTVFDADTIIFYDTDLNPSMDARTQEWCDKIGRSKDIHIYRLESGNSIEEKLLKNGTKDLIREVAAQGTDYTLAFLTQRTIQDLFEVEAGSGEKVEEFVVLHQEPSASEAISPRVARPYIQALHSINLDAPAEEKEQQQVKEELESKESKEGEQESESQSPEEPAHIEELNAVMEQLTPIERYALHYLEYLHISDDETALKEQLECSKKGWEMKQLQKLKEEEDERLMMEGDEDLFTYTREDAYNMEYVFDAEDGHTEIMPVWTPPTPPQDDNDIYIDSVMMLMYDTTPMPESKLPPIYIRKEHKRLKMDPSAARKKKKGHGETVIPPRSLFEKASMLKVRREGKDQKKNFSLKQQAPFAKPLPSLVKPAMEAGQDNPEWLISEDWALLQAVKQLLELPLNLTIVSPAHTPNWDLVSDVVNSCSRIYRSPKQCRNRYENVIIPREEGKLVYEANPKKKTKSIYKSKNNRPLRTSQIYTQDDNATHIQLYNSRFELMKIIASKRSPPIKPLLGMNPFQKNPKHASVLAESGISYDKPLPPIQVASQRAERIAKEKKALAEQQKAQQLAQQQAGTPAQAATGQAQTPAAVAQVSQTAAVAGATAVPNAAVLAGAIKNATVGTTIQAATVGGNVIVNTVAGVPPSPFQANKRLASPVIPGTLSPAGAAGAQVVHAQQRAVTTAAAPAEVVAIATGQGVRTVTPVTASAVVTTTLSPGQSQTRPLVTQVTPAAGMQLPQGKPLTPAHLQMLRQQQLQQHQQQQQQAASPQIKAVGKSQELIKMQKHKLQLQQQQQVAAAVAAAQGQQAAGAQQAAQVQSAQATQANPQLATVAAPRPGAVLTGTTVARLTRVPTQGQIQAQAGHTAQVTLTKPPVVSVPAVVSSAGVTTLPVTVAGISVAIGQATKTGGPVLTQSFPPMQVQQLLQMKKQQQAVQAAAQQKAGQPQGQATVQQKIGTQQVTVQAAQPTQQGQKVTYAAGIKTQFFTTSIAQAQKTTGAQQIQVAKLPQIVQQQPTVANIQQIVSSPQQIQGQPQTVTLTQATTSTPAQVQMIPAGTATVQVVQQKIIQQQVVTAATSPQIQTPPSHSPAQQSTATSSAETPAQQPTQAQQPTKGQARQSGIRAKTTAKPSGGGS, from the exons ATGCACCATGGAAGTGGATCACAGAACATGCAACGACAGCTCCAGAGATCTAAGTCTGTCAGTGGGTCTGAAGCAGAGGAGACGCAGCAGCAGCCCACCATGGCAGTCACACAGCAGCAAGCTACAATCAACCATCCACCGTCTCCTGTGACCACATTCTCCTCCTCCGCCAGCCCTTCAGCCCCTCAGTCACCCAATTATCAGATAATCATGAGTCGTAGCCCGGTCACCGGCCAGAACATGAACATCACTTTACAAAATGTGACCGGTAACCAACAGATCACCCTGACCCCACTCCCTATCCAGAACCCTGCATCCCCTGGCTTTCAGCATACTACACCTCAGTGGAGGTTTGAGCATGCTCCATCCTCTTACATTCAGGTTACCTCACCTGTGCCCCAGCCCCTGCAGCCCCAGAGTCCCACCCAGCACAGCCCAGTCCCTGTGCAAGGTTTGACAAGGCCAGGAGCACCCACAGCAGCACTGGGTGTGTGTGGACAGAGTCCAACGCGATTTGTTGAAGCTGGTATGTTGGTGAGACAAATCAGTTTAGGCAGTCCATCTGGGAGTGGTCACTTTGTTTACCAGGAGGGGACAGGACTGGCCCAGATTACTGCAACCACACCTGGCCAGGTACAGCTGACGTCTCCAGGGGCACCAGGCTCTGTGAGGGAACGCCGGCTATCCCAACCTCACTCACAGACGGGAGGCACCATCCACCACCTTGGACCTCAAAGTCCTGTGGCCACTGGCGCTTCTCTCCCCACTTTGAGCAGTCCCGGTCACATTACCACCTCCAACCTACCTCCACAAATCAGCAGTATCATTCAAGGACAGCTGGCACGCCCCATGATATTTGAGAAAACATCACAGGGTGTGGTTGCTGGAGTAGGAACCACGGCAGCTTTCAGTATACCCTCCTCCATTCCACCCTCTAGCCCATCCCTCACTAGTCCAACCCTAGGCATGCCCAACAACCCCCTTGGACCCACCAGCATGACTGTGGGCACTGTGAAGAAGCAGGCTCCCAAGAAGTTAGAAGAAATTGCCCCCTCTACTCCAGAAATTGCTCAGCTGAGGAAACAGTGCCTGGAGCACCACACAAAGAAGATGGACAGCCTGAAGGAGGTGTTCAAAGAATACCTGATTGAGCTTTTCTTTCTGCAGCACCTCCAAGGGAATATGATGGACTACCTAGCATTCAAAAAGAAGCCCTGTGTTCCTTTGTATACTTACCTGAGACAGAATGACTTGGACcttgaagatgaagatgacgaAGAGGAACAGTCTGAAGTCATTAATGATGAG gtaAAGGTTGTTACTGGAAAGGATGGCCAAGCAGTGACACCAGTTGCCATAGCAACACAGCTTCCTGCCAATGTTTCAGCAGCTTTCTCTGTCCAGCAGCAGTTCCAG GGACACCAGGGGTCTGCTGCTGGCACAATTACAAACCCGGGAGACTTGGATGCCTTTAAGAGGCAGCAGGCTATGGCGCAAGCAG GCGGGATGCCGCCTACCCCTCAAGCGGTCCAGATTGCtggacagaaacagaaccagcaaCAATATGACCACTCTAAAGGACCTCCAGTGCAGAATGCAGCCAGTctacacacacctcctcctcagctgccaAGCAGGTTGCCCCAAGGTGCCCTCCCTATGGCCAGCCTGTCAATGACACTCTCCCAGCAGGCTCAGTTAGTGGAGTCGGCTCAGCCTTGTGGTCAGCTGGCTCAGGTGAAAGTGCAGGCAGGTGGGCCTATCCTGGCTGCAGTGAACCCTCACGCACAGCTCCAGGCTCAGCTGCAACAGCAGATGCAGCCAGGTCTTCATCTCCAGCTGCAGCCCCAGCAACAACCCCAAGCCATTCTCCAGCCTGGGCAGGCG acgGTGGCACTTGCTCGCCCTGGTACCGAGTCAAACCCGCCGGTTCAGAGGATAATAACCAACTCGTTATCCATGTCTCctgctcccctctctgctcttaaTCCTGTCCAAACCCCCCATACTGCAAATCCACTCCGCCCTCACGGTGCCAACATCAACCCAAGCACCCCGTCCAAACTCACTGGGACAAATGGCATATCCACAGTTAAAATGGGTGGCTTTGGTCAAAGTGCAACCATGAACTCTTCACAGGAGGGTTCTCAAGACAAGCAAGTAGAGCAGGCCAAACTG GAGAGTCAAGTGCATCAGCGCATCTCTGAGCTAAGGAAGGAGGGTCAGTGGTCAGCGAGCAGACTCCCTAAACTTATGGAAGCCTCACGTCCAAAGTCTCACTGGGACTACCTCCTGGAGGAGATGCAGTGGATGGCTGCTGACTTTGCCCAGGAGAGGAGATGGAAAGAGGCTGCCGCTAAGAAA CTTGTTCGTACATGTGCCCGTTACCACCAAGAGCAGAAGACAAGTGAAGAGAGggcaaagagagaaagggataTTCATCTTCGTCATATTGCCAGCACTATCGCCAGAGAGGTGGAATTCTTCTGGTCAAACATTGAGCAG GTTGTTGAAATCAAATTACAGTTTGACATTTATGAGAAGAGACTCAAAGCACTCAGCTTACAGAGAGCCTCAGCTAAAG CACCTGGTCAGTCACCAGCTGTGAAAGCTGATAAAGAG gagGCGGGGACTTCATTTAAAAAGCGAAAATTAAGTTCACCCTTGGTTGAGGAAGATG CCCTAGATGAAGAGAGCACTATTGAGGAGCAGGAGGTCATGGAGGGAAATTCAGACCACAAAGCAGAGTTGGTTGACCTTGCCAAAGATG CTGAGATGCCCCTGGATGCTTTGGTGAAGCAATATGCTGGCGCATATGCTGACAACTTTGATTGGCCTCAGCCTAGTCCacaaagtgaagaagaaaacatggaaGAGACTGAAG AAGTGGAGTGTCCTGCAAGCAGTCCTCCTGAGGCGGTGATGATTGACTCCCTACTCAGTGTGGATCAGTACCGAGGTGCTGACAAAGcctcctcctctgagtctgatggGAAGACTGCGAGAGACATAGCTGAAGTTGCTGCCACCACAGAGCTCATCCTGCCCAAGGGGAGCTTCAGGACAACTTCCTCA ACCCGCAGTCCAGCTCCTATTCTACTGCATGGGTCGCTGCGAGAGTATCAGCAAATCGGTGTTGACTGGCTGGTGAATCTCCACAAGAAACACCTCAACGGCATCCTAGCAGACGAGACGGGCCTCGGCAAGACTGTACAGACAGTCGCTTATATGGCCCACTTAGCAGGCCAAGAAG GCATCTGGGGACCTCACCTTATTGTAGTAAGGACGTGCAAGTTGCTAAATTGGGAGGTTGAGTTTAAGCGCTGGTGTCCAGGCCTTAAGATCCTTCTTTATCTTGGCAACCGAAGGGAGCGGAGGTCAAAGAGAATG TGGTGGGGAGAAGCCAACAgcttccatgtgtgtgtaacgtCCTACAAACTGCTGATGAAAGACCAGAGCCATTTTCTGAGGAGAAGATGGAGGCATCTGATCCTGGACGAGGTTCAgctcatcaaaaacatgactgaGAAACACTGGGAAACAGTCTTTGCTCTAAAAAG TGAGCAGAGGATTCTCCTCATCAACACTCCTCTGCAAAATACCCTGAAGGAACTGTGGACCATGATCCACTTCCTTTTGCCAGGAATCACCAGGTCCTACTCTGACTTCCCAGTAAAGGCAGGAACAGACCAGAACCAGGACTACTGCCACAAACTGGTCATCCGCCTGCACAGG ATGATCCAGCCCTTCATCCTGAGGCGCTCCAAAAGGGACGTGGAGAAACAGCTGCCCAAGAAGTACGAGCACATCCTGAAGTGTCGTCTCTCCAGCAGACAGAAAAGCCTTTATGAGGACATCCTCACTCAACCAAG AGCTCAGGAGGCATTGAAGACGGGTCATTTTGTCAGCGTACTTCAGGTTTTGATGCAGCTGCAGCGAGTGTGTAACCACCCTGAGCTGGTGGCACCAAGAGAGAACAACAGCTCCTACTTCGGATCCTCTCTACAATACAATGTGCCATCGCTGGTGCTGGAAGCTCTGCAGAAGGACTCTAGCAAG ATTGCCAACATGTCCATATTTGATCTGATCAACAACGAGAACAGGCTGACCCGCTACCAGACTGAAGAGGTGGTACCTAAACTAAAGATCACTCAACAGCTCATAGAGGAGATCCACACTGGTCCCGATCCACTGCCACGACCCAAGCCGTGCCCAATAAAACCCATGAG ATTATTCCAGTCAGTTCAGTACGGGACGAAGCCAGAAGGCCGTTTGGCAGCCATCACAAGTACAGCAAGCCAGCGTCCACCAACGAGCTCTCCTACTACTAACACCTCTGTTTCCACCACCACCAACCAGTCAGCCCAGACCAGGGTCAAGTCCCCTGTTACCACGGCAACTACCACAGCCACATCTAATG CAGTTGGAACAGCCTCTCAGAGAGCCCAGACTACCCCTCCtgtcaacagcagcagcaacactgcCGCCTCCTCTGGGAACGCTGGCATTGGGAAGCATGTGTTGGGGGCTCCGTCAGTGGCTGTGGGCCAGACCTTAACGGGCTCAGTTATGGGGGCATTAGCTCCCATTGGCCAGCCTGGATTAGCACAGGTCTCCAGGCCAGCTCTAGCCCCCAGCCATGCCATCCAGCCAAGCTTACTGTCCCAGAGGCTGGTTCTTACATCCCAGGCCCAGGCACGGTTGCCTA GTGGAGACGTGGTGAAGATTGCCCAGCTGGCCAACATGGCAGGCACACAGAGTCGTATCTCGCAGCCAGAGACTCCTGTCACTCTGCAGTTTCAGGGAAACAAGTTCACTTTGTCTCCCAGCCAGCTCCGTCAGCTCACCACTGGGCAGCCTTTGCAGCTCCAAGGTACACTCG GTAACATCCTGCAGATTGTGTCGGCTCCCGGGCAGCAGATCATCAGGCCCCAGGGACCGATGGTGATGCAAGCAATGCCACAAGCTGTTCCTGCTTCTAATGCCTCAGCTACACCTGGCACACCTCATCCCGCCCTTTCCACTGCCCAACAAG caCTGGGAGCGACTACAAATGCCACATCAGTGCCCACCAAACTCACTACTCCCACCAAAGCTGGTTCTCAG GAGTCTTCAGAGGAAAAGAATCAGCAGCTAAAGGAGCGTTTGGGCCGCCTGTTCGCAGCGAACGAGCGACGCTGCAGCCGCAGAGTGTTGTACGGGTCAGACCTTCTGCAGGCATGCACTCTGAGCACAGAGCCGAGTCATTCCGCCCTGACTGCTGGAGGCTGGAGTTGGGTTGGTAGAGAGAGCTGCCTCAGGGCCCAAAGAACCTGCGTTGCTACCACTTCAACACTGcagtcctctctgctctctgtggagGACCGCCTGGAGGCCGCCAACAGCCTTATCAAGAG GCTGGTTTGTGTGGTGCCTACTGCTGTAGCCCCACTTCCTCAGCTGTATGCAGCCAATCCGCCGGTTCCCTACAGTCTGGACCAGAAGTCCTTTCAGCGTCGACTACAGGAGGCCTCTTCACCCCTCAGTGCTGATATCCACCACTTTACATCCAAGAGTCTCATCCATTTCCCTGACCTGCAGCTGATGCAGATGGACTCag GTAAACTGGAAGCTCTTGCCATTCTGCTGCAGAAGCTGAGGTCAGAGAGCCACCGCGTCCTCATCTTTACTCAGATGGTGAAGATGTTGGACATCCTGGAGGCCTTCCTCGATCACAGGCAGCTGACTTATGTGCGGGTTGATGAAAGCTTCACTGCTGATGAACGACAG GAGAGTATAAAGAGGTTTAACAGGAATAAGAAAGTGTTCTGCAGCATCCTCACAAAccgctgctgctctgctgtcgGGACTGTGTTTGATGCAGACACCATCATCTTCTACGACACAGACCTCAATCCCAGCATGGACGCCCGCACACAAGAGTGGTGTGACAAAATCGGACGTTCTAAGGATATACACATATATAG GTTGGAGAGCGGGAACTCAAtcgaagaaaagctgctgaaGAATGGCACCAAGGACCTGATCAGAGAAGTGGCTGCCCAGGGTACAGACTACACCCTGGCTTTCCTCACACAG CGGACTATCCAGGATCTGTTTGAGGTGGAGGCAGGCTCGGGGGAAAAGGTAGAGGAGTTTGTGGTTCTTCATCAGGAGCCCTCGGCCTCAGAGGCCATTTCGCCTAGAGTGGCGAGACCCTACATTCAGGCTCTGCACAGCATCAACCTGGATGCTCCAGCAGAGgagaaagagcagcagcaggtgaaggAGGAGTTAGAAAGCAAGGAGTCAAAAGAGGGGGAGCAGGAGTCAGAGAGCCAATCCCCAGAGGAGCCTGCACACATAGAGGAGCTGAATGCTGTCATGGAACAG CTCACACCAATTGAAAGGTATGCCCTGCATTACCTGGAGTACCTCCATATCAGTGATGATGAAACTGCTCTTAAG GAGCAGCTGGAGTGCTCTAAGAAAGGCTGGGAGATGAAGCAGCTTCAGaaactgaaggaggaggaggatgagcgGCTGATGATGGAGGGAGACGAAGACCTGTTCACCTACACCAGAGAGGATGCCTACAACATG GAGTATGTGTTTGATGCAGAAGACGGTCACACAGAAATCATGCCG GTTTGGAccccaccaacaccaccacagGATGACAATGACATTTACATAGACTCTGTGATGATGCTGATGTACGACACCACACCCATGCCAGAATCCAAATTGCCTCCCATCTACATCCGCAAGGAGCACAAACGACTCAAGATGGACCCCTCAG CAgccaggaagaagaaaaagggcCACGGGGAGACGGTCATTCCTCCACGCTCTCTGTTCGAAAAGGCCAGCATGCTCAAAGTTCGCCGCGAGGGCAAAGACCAGAAGAAGAACTTCTCCCTCAAGCAACAGGCACCCTTTGCAAAGCCCCTCCCCTCGCTGGTCAAACCTGCCATGGAGGCCGGCCAAGACAACCCAGAGTGGCTCATCAGTGAGGACTGGGCTCTGCTTCAG GCTGTGAAGCAGCTGCTGGAGTTACCTCTGAACCTGACGATCGTGTCTCCTGCCCACACTCCAAACTGGGATCTGGTGAGTGACGTGGTAAACTCCTGCAGTCGCATCTACCGCTCTCCCAAACAGTGTCGCAACCGCTATGAAAATGTCATCATTCCCAGAGAGGAGGGCAAG ttGGTGTATGAGGCAAACCCCAAGAAGAAAACCAAGAGTATATACAAG TCTAAGAACAACCGCCCTCTAAGAACGAGTCAGATCTACACACAGGACGACAACGCTACTCACATTCAGCTGTACAACAGCCGCTTTGAACTCATGAAGATCATAGCCAGCAAGAGGAGTCCACCAATCAAACCACT ACTCGGAATGAATCCATTCCAGAAGAATCCCAAACATGCGTCTGTCTTGGCAGAAAG TGGGATCAGCTACGACAAGCCCCTACCTCCCATTCAAGTGGCCTCTCAACGTGCTGAGAGGATTGCCAAGGAGAAAAAG GCCCTTGCAGAGCAGCAAAAGGCTCAGCAGTTGGCACAGCAGCAAGCGGGAACTCCAGCTCAGGCTGCAACCGGCCAGGCTCAGACTCCCGCTGCTGTGGCTCAGGTCTCTCAGACTGCCGCAGTGGCTGGAGCCACTGCTGTACCAAATGCAGCAGTTCTG GCTGGAGCCATAAAAAACGCAACCGTGGGCACAACCATCCAGGCTG CTACTGTAGGGGGGAATGTGATTGTGAACACAGTAGCTGGAGTTCCTCCAAGTCCCTTCCAGGCCAACAAACGCCTGGCATCTCCAGTCATACCAGGCACCCTGTCT CCTGCTGGTGCAGCTGGAGCCCAGGTGGTCCACGCACAGCAGAGGGCTGTCACGACTGCTGCTGCCCCAGCTGAGGTGGTCGCCATAGCTACAGGTCAAGGTGTAAGAACTGTTACCCCGGTTACAGCATCTGCAGTGGTCACTACTACTCTGAGTCCAGGGCAGTCACAGACCCGCCCCCTGGTCACTCAGGTCACACCAG CCGCAGGTATGCAGCTGCCACAAGGAAAACCTCTTACCCCAGCACACCTGCAGATGCTCcgacagcagcagctgcagcagcaccaacaacagcaacagcaggcTGCCTCTCCACAGATCAAAGCGGTGGGCAAATCCCAG GAGCTGATAAAGATGCAAAAGCATAagttgcagctgcagcagcagcagcaggtggcaGCAGCAGTGGCAGCAGCTCAGGGccaacaggctgcaggagctcAGCAGGCAGCTCAGGTCCAGTCTGCACAGGCCACACAAGCGAACCCTCAGCTGGCAACTGTGGCAGCACCCAGACCTGGAGCTGTGCTGACCGGCACCACTGTGGCTAGACTG ACTCGAGTCCCCACTCAAGGCCAGATTCAGGCCCAGGCAGGACATACAGCCCAGGTGACCCTCACCAAGCCTCCTGTGGTCTCTGTGCCAGCTGTGGTCTCATCAGCAGGAGTCACAACACTGCCTGTCACTGTAGCAGGCATCAGTGTGGCTATCGGGCAGGCCACGAAAACAG gtGGGCCTGTGCTGACGCAGTCATTCCCACCAATGCAGGtccagcagctgctgcagatgaagaaacagcagcaggcagTCCAGGCTGCAGCTCAGCAGAAAGCAGGGCAGCCGCAAGGACAGGCCACTGTGCAGCAGAAG ATTGGCACCCAGCAGGTGACAGTGCAGGCAGCCCAGCCGACCCAGCAGGGGCAGAAGGTGACCTACGCTGCCGGAATCAAGACCCAGTTCTTCACCACATCCATCGCTCAGGCTCAGAAAACCACAGGGGCCCAACAAATCCAG GTGGCTAAGCTCCCGCAAATAGTGCAGCAGCAACCAACCGTGGCCAATATTCAACAGATCGTGTCGTCTCCTCAGCAG ATCCAAGGCCAGCCTCAGACTGTCACTCTGACCCAGGCGACCACATCCACTCCTGCTCAAGTGCAGATGATTCCCGCTGGGACTGCAACAGTCCAGGTGGTCCAGCAGAAGATCATCCAGCAGCAGGTGGTGACCGCAGCCACGTCTCCGCAGATCCAGACTCCCCCTTCACACAGCCCCGCCCAGCAGTCCACAGCCACCTCTTCTGCAGAGACCCCGGCTCAGCAGCCCACTCAGGCCCAGCAGCCCACCAAGGGTCAAGCTCGGCAGAGTGGCATCAGAGCCAAAACTACCGCCAAACCCAGTGGAGGGGGCAGCTAA